The stretch of DNA TCCTCGCGGCCTGGTCGAGGATCACCTTCCGGAGCCGCACCGCGCTGGGGGTGACCTCGACGCACTCGTCGTCACGGATGAACTCCAGGGCCTGTTCCAATGACAACTGGAGGTGGGGGGTCAGGCGCTCGAGCTCCTCGGCGGTGGAGGACCGGACGTTGGTGAGCTTCTTCTCGCGTGTGGGGTTGACGTCCATTTCGTCGCTCCGGGAGTTCTCCCCCACGATCATCCCCTCGTAGACGGCGGTGCCCGGTGCCACGAGCAGCGTCCCGCGCTGTTCGAGCGCCATGAGCGCGTAGGTGGTGGTGGCGCCCCGGCGATCGGCCACCATCGACCCGTTGCGTCGCACCCGCAGGTCCCCGTGCCACGGCTCCCACCCGTCGAACACGTGGTGCAGGATGCCCGTGCCGCGGGTGTCGATGACGAACTCGGTGCGGAAGCCGACCAGGCCCCGGGCCGGGATCTTGTAGTCCATGCGCACCCACCCGGTCCCGTGGTTGACCATCTCCTCGAGGCGGCCGAACCGCAGCGCCAACAGCTGTGTCACCACGCCCAGGTAGTCGCTCGGAACGTCGACGGCCAGGCGCTCCATGGGCTCGTGGAGCTTGCCGTCGATCATGCGCGTCACCACCTGCGGCTTGCCCACGGTGAGCTCGAACCCCTCGCGCCGCATCGTCTCGACCAGGACGGCGAGCTGGAGCTCGCCGCGCCCCTGCACCTCCCAGGCGTCGGGCCGGGAGGTCGGCAGCACGCGCAGCGACACGTTGCCCACCAGCTCGGCGTCGAGTCGGCCTTTCAGGAGCCGCGCCGTCAGCTTGGTGCCGTCGGTCCCCGAAAGCGGCGAGGTGTTGATGCCGATGGTCATGGCCAGACTGGGCTCGTCGACGAGGATCGCCGGCATCGGCCGAGGGTCGTCGGGGTCGGCGAGCGTCTCGCCGATGGTCACCTCGTCGAATCCCGCGACGGCCACGATCTCGCCGGGGCCCGCCTCTTCGACCTCGACGCGGTTGAGCGCCTTGGTGCCGAAGAGCTCCGCCACCTTCCCCCGGTGCACCGACCCGTCGAGCCGGCACCACGCCACGGTGTCCCCGCGCCGAAGCGTGCCGTTGTGCACCCGGCAGATGGCCAGGCGACCCAGGTACGGCGAGGCGCCGAGATTCGTGACGAGCGCTTGCATCGGGTGCCCGGGCTCGTAGGTGGGTGGCGGCACGCTGTCGACGATGGCCTCGAACAACGGGACCAGGTCGGGCCCGATGTCGTCGGGCTTGGTGCCGACACGGCCGGCCCGGGCGTTGGCGTACAGCACGGGGAAGCCGATCTGGTCCTCGTCGGCGTCGAGGTCGAGGAACAGCTCCTCGACCTCGTTGACGACCTCGGCCACGCGGGCGTCGGCGCGGTCGACCTTGTTGACGACCACCACCACCGGCAGCTTGGCCTCGAGCGCCTTGCGCAGGACGAAGCGCGTCTGAGGCAGCGGACCCTCCGACGCGTCGACGAGCAGGAGCACACCGTCCACCATGGCCAGGGCCCGCTCCACTTCGCCCCCGAAGTCGGCGTGCCCGGGGGTGTCGACGATGGTGATCGTGATCCCCCGGTAGGGAATGGTGATGTGCTTGGCGAGGATCGTGATGCCCTTCTCGCGCTCGAGGTCACCCGAGTCGAGGACCCGGTCCGTGAGCTCCTCGTTGGCGCGGAACGCTCCGGTCTGACGGAGCATGGCGTCGACCAACGTCGTCTTGCCGTGGTCGACGTGGGCCACGATGGCCACGTTGCGCAGATCGTCGCGTACGGACATGAGTCGACCTGGCCCTCGTCAGGCCGCGCCGGCGGCGACGAGCACGCCGGGCGACGCCGATTCAATGGCCACGTGTTGCTCTCCGAGCGCTCTGGTGGTGCGTGTCCGGTGGGACCCGATGCTCCGCACAGACTTCGCATTGGGAGACAACCTGACCCAAATTATACATGGCGATCGAAGATTCCCGGATCACGGGCGGCGCCATCGCAGGCTCCTCCCCGGTGGCCGCGCCGCCGGGCGGCCCCGGCCCTGGGTGCGCGGGACCGGGGTGGGGGCCCCGAACGGCTCTGCGGTGGCCCGGGGGCCCGACCACCGGGGACGTCGGCGGCACCGAGGGCGGGGCGGGCGCCGGGCCTCTCCCCGGTGCGGATCGGCTACGCTGGCACTCGATTGGGTTTGCATATCGCGCCGACCCTGATCCTCGGTCTCAGACCTCGGCGTCTCGGACTCCTGTCCCCCGTGCGCGAGCGCTCCAGGAGTGAACGACATGCCCTCTTCACGCAAGCAGCGGTCCCGGCCCCGACCGACCGACAGCAAGGCGCGGGTCCGGCGTGGCCGGCCCAAGGTGTGCCTCCTGTGCAAGGACCGGGTCACGCACGTCGACTACAAGGACACGAACCTCCTGCGCCGGTTCATGAGCGAGCGCGGCAAGATCAAGTCGCGCAGCAGCACGGGCACCTGCGCGCAGCACCAGGCCGCCGTGGCCCTCGCCATCAAGAACGCCCGCGAGATGGCGCTGCTCCCGTACGTGGTGCGCACGCTGGCCGGCGACAAGGGTGGGCGCGGGCGCAGAGGCGGCCCTCCGGGCCGCGGCGGGCCCCGCCCGTCGGAGTCGCCCCCCGGCCGGGCCGCCCCGGCCACCGGCGGCGAAGCCCCGGCCGCGCCGGCACCGGAGACCGCCGCGGCCGGCGATGCCGGCGCCGTGACGCCGGAGCTGGTCCTCGACGCCGGGTCAGGGGCCTGACGCCGTGGGAGCGCAGCGCAGCAGCGCCTCCAAGCGCCAGCGGGACATCGACAAGCGCTCGCGCGCGGCCGAGAAGCGTGACCGCCGGCAGCGCCGCAGCGCGCTCGGGGAAGACGAGGCGTCGCCGGACGGTGACGCCGCCGTGATGGACGCCGGCGACAGCAGCGCGATCCTCCAACAGGTCGAGCAGCTGCACCGCGACTTCGAGGCGCACGTCATCGACTTCGAGACCTACGAGACCCGCAAGGCGGAGCTCCTCAGCCGCATTCAGGTCTGACCCGCGCCACCCCGGTCGGGCCACGGCCCGAGCCGGCGCCTCCGGGCCCGAGGCGGGTGGCGCCGCTCGTCACTCGACCGCCATCCGGGCCTGGCGCGCCTCCTGCGCGGCGGCGTCCCACTTGGCCTCGATCCGCCCGAACCGCCAGATGAAGAGCGCGACAGCCCACGTCACCACGAACACGCCGACGATCACGAACCCGGCGGAGTTGATGTTGAAGCGCTGGAAGAAGCCCCAGAACGACCCGCCCAGCTTCGCCTCCTGCCCGATGAGGCTGAGCAGCTCGACGGTCCCGACGAAGAACGCCACGAACACCGACAGGCCCGTGATGGTGAGGTTGTAATAGACCTTGCGGACCGGCTTGGCGAACGCCCAGTCGTAGGCGAAGTTCATGAAGCAGCCGTCGATGGTGTCGAAGAGGCTCATGCCCGCCGCGAAGAGGACCGGCATCGAGAGGATGGCGTAGAAGGGAAGTCCTCCGACGACGGCCGACCCCGCCAGGACCAGCAGGGCGACCTCGGTGGCCGTGTCGAAGCCCAGCCCGAAGAGCACGCCGACGGGGTAGATCTTCCACGGGGTGTCGATCCTGCGGGCGAGCGGCCCGAAGAACCGGTTCATGAGCCCGCGGCTGTTGAGCTGCCGCTCGAGCTCCTCGTCGTCGTACATCCCGCGCCGCATCTCGCGGAACACCTTCACGATCGAGACCAGGATGACGACGTTGAGGGCCGCGATGAGGTACAGGAACGCCCCCGAGACCGACGTCCCGATGACGGTGGTGGTCCGGTGCAGCGACGAATCGCCTCTGCTCACGGCGGAGTCGAGGGACCGGATTCCGAAATTGAGGAGCACGCTCAGGAAGAACACGACGCTGGAGTGGCCCAGCGAGAAGAAGAACCCGACGCTGAGCGGCCGTTTCCCGTCGCCCACGAGCTTACGTGTCGTGTTGTCGATGGCGGCGATGTGGTCGGCGTCGAAGGCGTGGCGCATCCCGAGGGTGTAGGCCAGGATGCCGGTCCCCACGCCGAAGACCTCGGTCTTGCTGATGCGGTAGTGATGCCCGAGCGCCAGCGCCACCATGCCCCATCCGAGGACGTGCAGGCCCACCACCGTGAACGACATGCCGCCGACACGCGCCCATTCGCCGGGCGTGAGGCCGTCTCGGATCCTTGTGAACCTGGCCCGGGGGTTGGCCATGGCGGTTCCGCCCTCCTCGTGACCGGCGTTTCTCTCCCGATACCCTAGGAACTATGCGACCAGGTCGCAACAGGGTCTTGTTGGCGACAATGCCCGACCGTACAATGCGGGTGTGACCAGGACTTCTGGGCGAGCGTCGGCGGCCGCCGCGGCCTGCGACCCGGTGGACGCCGTGCTGGCGCTGGTCCGGGAGCACGGCGGACGGGTCACCGCCACCCGGCGGCTCCTGCTGCGGGCGCTGTTCGACGCCACGGGGCACCGCACCGCCGAGGAGCTGGCCGACGAGGTGCAGGCCCTCGCCCCCGACGTCCACATCTCGACGATCTACCGGAACCTCGACGAACTCGAGCGGCTGGGCGTCGTGGTGCACGCCCACCTCGGCCACGGGCCCGCCACGTACCATCTGGCGACCGGCGCCCACGGCCATTTCGTGTGCGAGCAGTGCGGCGCCATGGTGGAGGCTCCCGACGAGGTGTTCCAGAGCCTGTCCCGGGCGGCGAGGACACGCTTCGGCTTCGACATCAACCCGCATCACTTCGCCGTGCTCGGGCGGTGCCGGGGTTGTCGGTAGCCCGGGCGGCCGACCGGAGGGCGCCGGCGCCGGGACCCGGACCGGATGGCGCCACGTGATGGCGCAGGACACCGGAGGCGGCGGGGTGGGCGCGCCTTGCCCGGTGGCGCGCGCCGTGTCGCGGCGGCGGGCCGGCGTCCTCGGCCCGCAGGCCGGCGCCGTGGACGCCGACAGCACGATGTGGGCGTTCTCCGAGGCTCACCCGCTGCCGTGAGCCCCGGGGCCGGTGGCGGCCCCGGACCACGCCCGCCGGGCGGTCGCCTCAGGCCGAGCTCGGGACGCGCGGGCTTCGACCGCCGGCGTCGACGAGGTCCACGATGCCGAAGCGGGCGAGCGCCACGACCTCGTCGGCCGGTGCCGTGGTCGACGCGCCGGCCCGGCGGGCCGCCGACGACCCCACCGACGCGTCGCGCAGGTGGGTCAGCAGGGCGAGCTGCGACGCCGAGACGAAGACGACGGGGCTGTCCCACATCTTCACCGCGGGCCGATCGACACCGTCGCGCCCGAGCAGCGTGCCGATCCATTCGACCTGGCGCGAGAGGACCGGTGCCACCCCGGCCGGCAGGCCCGCGATCGGAAGTGCCAGCAGCTCGTCGGTGGCCCGCCGGCGGGCCGCGGTCGAAGGGTCCTCGCCGAGGGGGTCGCTGTTGAAGTCGTTGCACTTCAGGTAGAGGTTCACCGTGTTGGCGGAGTTGCGCCGCAGGTGCCACACCGACGAACCGGGAAAGAGCACGACGTCGCCCGGCCGATCGTGGATCTCGACCGCCGGCGAACCCCGCAGGACCACCTCCGGCAACTCGTCGGGCGCGAGGCTCTCCCGGAAATCCGCCGTCAGGAACGGGTTCGGGTCACGGTGGACCGTGGGGTACAGGACCAGATACGAGCCCTCGGGAACGTCGATCGACACGCCGACCGACACCTGCGAGGCGAGCCGGTCCTTGTGGGCCACCGGCGCCGGGTCGGCGTCGGGTTCGTAGCGCTTCAGGTGTCGCTCCGCCAGCGTGAAGCGCTCCGGATCGAGCCCGCACATGCCTGTGGTCAGGGCCCGGAGGTCGGCTACCAGGTCGACGTCGACCGGCGGCTCGTACAGGTGCTGGTTCTTGGCGCCCCGTATCCCGGTCCCGTGGAGGGCCGCCTCGGCCTCGTGCCGGGCGCTGTAGGCCCGGAGGTGGTCGAGGAATTCCGGGGTGACGCCGTCGCGCACGTGCACCCACCCCTGGGCCTGGTAGGTGGCACTGAGCTCACCCGGGTCGAAACAGAAGGTCTTCACCGATTCTCCCTGCCGTCGAGACGAACGGCCACACCGGTGGCGGCCGTTCCTGGTGTGGTCAAGATCCCCTGGGGTCGCATCAGGCGGCGACGTGCCGATCCGGCCCCCGCCCGCGTCCGGGCGCCGGGCCCGTGGCCGC from Acidimicrobiales bacterium encodes:
- a CDS encoding HoxN/HupN/NixA family nickel/cobalt transporter; this translates as MANPRARFTRIRDGLTPGEWARVGGMSFTVVGLHVLGWGMVALALGHHYRISKTEVFGVGTGILAYTLGMRHAFDADHIAAIDNTTRKLVGDGKRPLSVGFFFSLGHSSVVFFLSVLLNFGIRSLDSAVSRGDSSLHRTTTVIGTSVSGAFLYLIAALNVVILVSIVKVFREMRRGMYDDEELERQLNSRGLMNRFFGPLARRIDTPWKIYPVGVLFGLGFDTATEVALLVLAGSAVVGGLPFYAILSMPVLFAAGMSLFDTIDGCFMNFAYDWAFAKPVRKVYYNLTITGLSVFVAFFVGTVELLSLIGQEAKLGGSFWGFFQRFNINSAGFVIVGVFVVTWAVALFIWRFGRIEAKWDAAAQEARQARMAVE
- a CDS encoding transcriptional repressor, coding for MTRTSGRASAAAAACDPVDAVLALVREHGGRVTATRRLLLRALFDATGHRTAEELADEVQALAPDVHISTIYRNLDELERLGVVVHAHLGHGPATYHLATGAHGHFVCEQCGAMVEAPDEVFQSLSRAARTRFGFDINPHHFAVLGRCRGCR
- the typA gene encoding translational GTPase TypA translates to MSVRDDLRNVAIVAHVDHGKTTLVDAMLRQTGAFRANEELTDRVLDSGDLEREKGITILAKHITIPYRGITITIVDTPGHADFGGEVERALAMVDGVLLLVDASEGPLPQTRFVLRKALEAKLPVVVVVNKVDRADARVAEVVNEVEELFLDLDADEDQIGFPVLYANARAGRVGTKPDDIGPDLVPLFEAIVDSVPPPTYEPGHPMQALVTNLGASPYLGRLAICRVHNGTLRRGDTVAWCRLDGSVHRGKVAELFGTKALNRVEVEEAGPGEIVAVAGFDEVTIGETLADPDDPRPMPAILVDEPSLAMTIGINTSPLSGTDGTKLTARLLKGRLDAELVGNVSLRVLPTSRPDAWEVQGRGELQLAVLVETMRREGFELTVGKPQVVTRMIDGKLHEPMERLAVDVPSDYLGVVTQLLALRFGRLEEMVNHGTGWVRMDYKIPARGLVGFRTEFVIDTRGTGILHHVFDGWEPWHGDLRVRRNGSMVADRRGATTTYALMALEQRGTLLVAPGTAVYEGMIVGENSRSDEMDVNPTREKKLTNVRSSTAEELERLTPHLQLSLEQALEFIRDDECVEVTPSAVRLRKVILDQAARNRQRSRGRRDQVETGTVEVDPGT